The window GTGATTAGGGGGATATTAAGTAAAATCTTTTTACAATACTCCATTACTCTAGTTAATCTTCCTTTTTAAGTTCTTAATTTCATTCTATTTCTCATTCAGTAAAAGTTATCTCTATTTTACATGCATTATCCCATTTGGATTATCTACTTATATCCAAATCTCTAAATGACATTCCCTCTCTGATACAAAAATGTAGACATGAACCTTTTACAATTCACAATCTATCACATTATAGCTAAAGAAACACCTTAAAAATCTTGAAGAAGCAGAAGAATAATTGGGTTATTAATATATCTCCACAATGTAACTCGGGTAGAAACACGTCGCAAAATTCAATCATAAACCATTTCCCATATTAGGAGAGCGACAACTCGTTTCGGACTCCCTTATTTAGTGCATGTGACTATTAATCTCGAATACAGAAGATTGGTTTTATGATCCTGTGTCTCAAAGCTTCATGAAAGTTGAAGGAAACTACACATTTTCCATCTAATGCACAAGGCCGACTAATTCTAATAACGAAAATCAGATATAATACTTACGTTATCAGTATCAACTTCCGAGAGAATTTCCTTGATGCTACTTTCATCAGCGATTCCATATTCCATCATGGCACTTTCCAGTTCATCTGTGGTAATGTAGCTGAGATCACAACGGAAACGTTCAGTATCTAACACTCCCTTCATATCAAAATGTAAAGTCTTTGAAGAATTACACAGATTAAGAAGCCTACTAAGTTcttttaaaaacaaagaaattgaGCTGCATTCGAGCTTTTTAATTCAATTGAGTCGgatataaaaatgaataaattatgagaaaaacatggaacacattataTAGAACAAAATTAATACCAATGTCAAAAAAAGAGGGAATGAGCCAAGGTTGTCTTATGTACTCACCCGCTATTATCCTTATCAAAATATCGAAACGCTTTCGACAGATTTTCATCGGTTTCCAGTCTGTGTCTGTTCATTGTTGCAGTAATAAATTCTGTGTAATCAATTGATCCATCTCCATCAACATCAGCCTGCAACAAAATATTCCAATATTTTATGATTACTGAAAAACTTGTTTTCGGAAGAAAATGTTGCGGCAAGGGGAGAGGGATcatatgaatgatattttcCAACTTACAGCTTCCATAAGTTGCTTGACTTCGTTCTCAGTAAGCTTTGAACCAAGCTCAGCTAATCCTTTTTTTAGCTCATCGTAGGTTATTGAACCATTCTTGTCTGTGTCCATGTTAGCAAACATAGCTTTGAAACCTTTAATTTCCTCTTCAGACATATTTTGCGCTATGACCTACAGTTTTTGATTCAATAAGGCTAGGATCATCCCAATCAACCGAAGTCAAAATTTAATACTGTAACTTCCAACATTGAAATGATGAGATCccacaaaaaaaatttgaatataaaGAATGTATTTAATCTATAGAGTAAAAACAAGGTCGCATCGCATTGCGCCGGctgcattgtaaaggttttcaaaaacaACAAACTGATATTTCTCGTATTGTAGCCATATCAAGAGATATTTCATGCTCATGGGTCACTGTTATATTGTTCAAAATAAAACATAACAATATTGAAGAAACCGCATTTTCAAGTACAAAGTGAAACATAACCATATTCAAGAACACATGTTCATGGTCGTCCAGGACACAAATAATGTGAATGGTACATAAGAAAAGGGAAGGTGCACATGATTCTCAGGAGACCTACCAAAAAGAACACTCAAGGAGATAAAGCCACTCAGTGTTAAAACATTTTGCATAAGTGAAACACAACCATATTTGAATCATTTTGCATAAGAAAACTCCCAGGCTCTCCCATCAATGGATTAAGCAACGTGTGTTGCAATATTAGATTCAAATTACAGCATAGAAGAGGGAAAATATTCTTACTAGTTGATATGAAGTTTGTTCTTATTAGTTAATTTGTTGATCACGTGAGAGGTAGCCAAGTTTACCAAGATACTTCATTGCCTCAACGTGCAAGCATTGGTTCGGATAATAAAAACTCCTTTCTCATATCGACATGTGAACACTTCAAAACAGGTAAAACTAAGCAAATATTCTGAATGCAAAGTACACTTGTGTATGTAACAAGTAACAACTTTAGATAGTGGTGTTCATAATACAATAAGATAAAAGGTACAACGTAACTATGTTACCCAAATTCTTCCTTTAGTCGTGTCCATAAAACAATAACATAAAGGTCACTCTTCCTTTTACCTCAAATACCTTGATAAATCACTTGGAAATAGGGTACAAGTTACGACCCTTCAACAAATCAGCACATCATTGTGCACCAAAAAGCTTTTTTCAAATAGCCAAATTTAACACTTGATCACGTACTTATGTTGGATATGAGTTCTTGTGTCCAACTAACATAATAAGACATTGTATTGAAAGTGTTGAGATGATCCAAATGTTCATTTACGTATCCCTTGTGAATAAAGATCTACATCAGCTTTGATTGTCCCAAGTGTTCAATCCTATTATCGATTCTCAATCAAGAACAACTTTGTTCTTCTCACTTACTAAATTCAGGACTTAAAGTGGGTTATTGGTGTAAAAGAATAACCCTTTTCATCTTTGCAAAAATTTCAAGTAAAATCAAACTTCCCAAGAAAATGCATTCTGTCAATAGATGCTCAAACCTTCCTGTATTTGTTCCTTGCAAACTCAAGGTATACATGcccaacattaccttatttgtaattaaaattgACTTTGCGTTACAAATCTCTGTACAAgaagcatataaataaaaattacaagttaaaGATGAAATTACCTTCAAAGCTAGCTTCTTCAGCTTATTCATTGCCCTAAACTGCTTCATTCTAGAGAGCACTGCACTATCTATCGGCTTGTCAGATGCATTTCCGCCTTCTCTCATCCACGGATGCTCTGGGTATTCATGGAGATGAGTCACATTAGACATCCACAGAGTTTAATAATAGAGCAACACTTTTGTGGAAGATAAGAAAATTTTCAATACAGCAAACCTCTAACAATAAGTGGCTATCCTAACAGTAATTAAAATAGTCATCATCCAATTCTTAAGCTCAAGGGTAGGGTATTGAAGAGTTGAGGTAGAAGTAGAACTGTTGAAAAGACCTAAGGAACTGGCTTTCAGTTAAAGAGGCAAGAAAGTGAATTACCCAGAACTTCTGCAGGGGTAATTCTCTTTTTCGGATCCGGGTTCAACATTTTCTTGACAAGATCCTTTGCACACTTTGATATAGTTGGCCATGGGTTACTTTCAAAGTCAATTTCCCCTTTCAGTATGGCGTTAAATATGCCTCTCTCACTTTCTGCAAAAAAACAATATAGTGCACTATTAGTATTCACTATTCCTggttaataagataaaaatcgGAAGAACAAGATAACAAATATCTCACCAGCCCAAAAGGGAGGGACACCACTAAGTAGAATATACAACATAATTCCTGCACTCCATATATCAATTTCCTTCCCATAATTTCGCCTGAGTACTTCAGGAGCAACATAGTAAGCACTGCCCACTACATCACGATACTTCTTCCCTGGAAAGTTTTTAAAAGAGGTTTATTGAAGTCAAAGTTTGATTTTCAACTACTTTAGAATCAGATAATCAGTAGTTTACAAATAGCATCCAAATTTTCAAGGGGGGAAAACATAACAGCTTATCATTGTCTTTCAATTGTGACAACAAAACTTTAAGTACCTATAAAAACGAAAAAGACCCAGAGTGACCCGAACGCCCAAAAATACACCAAAATCTACTCAAAATATAGGAAAAGGAAATGGCCATTCGATGCCCTTTGCTTGTACGCTTGTGCAGACTAAGACTCCAACTATTCTTTCAATGTCAAGTAAGCATAACAATATGGAATCAACAAACACTTACACCAAAGTTCCTGAAAACAAGGGAGTGTTAACCCAAAAATATCATCATGATGATATAGACATATACTTGTTGATACACTATTATTTATTGGCCTTCGGACTGTCCATGTTGATATTTATACCCAATTGATTACAATTGAAACTTGCAAAAGGTGATAGTGTTATACCAACACGCAGTGAAGAATCAGATTCAGAGTCATCCAAAACACGGTGGTTATAATGCTGGTTTCTTCTATAACTAAAAAGCATATGCAAAAAGATATACAACTCCAATCTACAAGGGGTAAGACATTCACGGCTGTCAGTACAATGCTTTGAAATGTATTCATCACACACTACAGTTACGACAGAGCTCCATCAAAATTCTAATGTTGATTCCATAGGATACATTGTGTTAGGTCTTCTAATCATGGtttgttcaaaaataaattgaagGCTGCTacaattttgtttctacaactAGCATTAAAAGGCACATAAGCTCATTAAAACATTATATACGACCAATATAGCTAGACAAACAAAAAAAGCATAACAGACCAAAAGATGCCAGTTCAATAGCACcatgaaaacaaaatagaaacACAGCTTTCCTTCCTTTCACTTCTTCTCTGTAGGGATTAGAGCGGTGAGAGTATTCATTCCAAAAGGCAATAATACCACAATCACATGGTAGTATCAAGTATGTCCATGCAGTTCTCTAAAGCAGACACAAATGAACACAAAAAAGTTCAAGTAAATCATCCAAGAGAAATCATCTGAaaaataatgttgttttatgTCCTATGTCACTCAAGTTAAAAAAGCTATTGCAATTCTAGAACACTCCCTGGAATGTACTTATCACAATACAGTTCACATACTTTAGCATAACTAAAGGATGATAAGCATCCCTTTCATCACAAACAGCACAAGGAGAGAGAGAAAAATAGAATGACATCACTGTTCCTATAATTGACCTTTCAAGGCAAGGAAAAATCATCAAATGATATATGTCATTACTATATATAAAACCTAGATTTTGAACTCAAACACCAAGAAATAGCATAATATACCAAAAACCAGTTTAATAAAAACCATCATAATAGAATAAAAACCATACTTATTCCATTCCATCaacttttctttcttctttagGGTGGAAAAGGGTGTAGAGTTGTTCACACATTCTTTAAATAAAGTACTCCTATGTCCCTTTAATTTGCTATATTACACAAATCATTGTGACACTTTTTTAGTGTAGTGTAGCAAATTCAGAGGGGCGGAGGGAGTGATGCAGAACACCATAAGTGTATATCAATAAAAGCACACACAAAAAgatcaagagaaacaaaagggTAAGAATTCAACCTTCTTCTATAAAAACAGACAAGCCAAAATCAGTAGCTTTGAGCATAGCTCCATCATCCTTGCTAGCCAACAAGAAATTTTCCGGCTTAAGATCGCGATGCAATACGCCCATAAAGTTACAAATCTGAACAACCTTAACAATCTGCCTACAAATAGATGCAGCTGCTCTTTCTGAGTAATGCCCTTCAGCAATAATCCTATCAAACAATTCCCCACCAGCACAAAGTTCCATAACCACATGAACAGACTGTCTATCCTCATAAACCCCTTTAAATTCTACAATATTAGGCTGCCCTGATAAATGTTGCAATATCTGAATTTCTCTCTTAATATCCTCTTTATCACTTCTAGTCACCAATTTCCTTTTC of the Amaranthus tricolor cultivar Red isolate AtriRed21 chromosome 6, ASM2621246v1, whole genome shotgun sequence genome contains:
- the LOC130814861 gene encoding calcium-dependent protein kinase 2-like produces the protein MGCCASKSKVTQGKLNGHRSNDMNIHARNLQQHQQQRDQQIHNHHHHQQQRQQIVVQQQKPNTHQEQRSNQPQSQPQNVNSQVKPIIIDPKPRLAIAAPPPDTILGKPFEDIRSHYRLGKELGRGQFGITYLCIENSTGQSYACKSILKRKLVTRSDKEDIKREIQILQHLSGQPNIVEFKGVYEDRQSVHVVMELCAGGELFDRIIAEGHYSERAAASICRQIVKVVQICNFMGVLHRDLKPENFLLASKDDGAMLKATDFGLSVFIEEGKKYRDVVGSAYYVAPEVLRRNYGKEIDIWSAGIMLYILLSGVPPFWAESERGIFNAILKGEIDFESNPWPTISKCAKDLVKKMLNPDPKKRITPAEVLEHPWMREGGNASDKPIDSAVLSRMKQFRAMNKLKKLALKVIAQNMSEEEIKGFKAMFANMDTDKNGSITYDELKKGLAELGSKLTENEVKQLMEAADVDGDGSIDYTEFITATMNRHRLETDENLSKAFRYFDKDNSGYITTDELESAMMEYGIADESSIKEILSEVDTDNDGRINYEEFCAMMRSGTTQQVKLF